TCAATTTCATCAatgtcttcatcgtcttcgtccgagtggtattcatcatcttcggaagaggatgttattatgcacaacatgattatgaacgcggctcaAGTGTTCATATCGGCCGCTGAAGGATCGTCCCAACCGCTAACCAGACGAGCAAAATATAATcgagaccaagaaggtattttaatttttttttccttttgttttatgtagattttaaaatgtatgttttaattagtttcatttattttttgttctaaatttatagccggccacgataaactagttgccgattattttgccgacgaacccgtgtacccaGCCGAGATTTTTCGACGTCGTTTCCGCATGAGTCGTCGACTGTTCTTACGTATTGCAGGCGACATGgcccagtctgatccgttttttacatTGCGAAACGATGCTAGGGGTCAAAGGGGTTTCAgcaatttacaaaaatgtacgtcggccattcgccaacttgcGTACGGTTACGCACCAGATGCATTAGACGAGTACATTAGGATGTCTGAAAGAACCGCACGTCGATGTTTATACAAGTTTTGCCaatgggttgtcaaattgtatagcaagcgatacctgcggaaaccgaacgcaaacgacgttcaaaaattatatcaagcccacgaacagagacatggtttcccaggaatgctcgggagcattgattgcatgcactggcagtggcagaactgcccggttgcatggcaaggtcagtatactaggggagatcagggacatccgactatcattctagaggctgttgcgtcacaggatctctggatatggcatgctttttttggtctacctggttcactcaacgacctcaacatcatataccagtcacagatttttgatgatgtagtggcgggtacaggtccagacacaagctttacggtttcaggggtggagtacaggcgaggttactacctagccgatgggatatacccaacgtactcgacaatTGTTAAAACTGTCCCGCACCCGACCGACGACAAAAGGAAAAAATTTGCAAAGTTTCAGGAGGGCgcaagaaaagatattgaacgggcttttggtgttctacaaaaaaatggcacatcatttctattccagcacgttcgcaaacaccaaggaggttacgacacattatgtacgcttgtatcatccttcataacatgatcattgaagacgaagggagagcgatatgtgattacgacgaaaacgcgtctactggaaattctgttccagttagtgAGCAAGAACAAGATTTGAACGCcttcgctctacgtaacgagtacacacatcacaacctacaagcggacttggtggagcATATTTGGAACAACGCTGAAAACGAACCCGCCCACCACATGGAAGACGACGACTAGTAGCTTATTTTAGTATGTTAGGatatttttacgtttttttttaactttaggtttttaagtttatgttttttttagtttattttttttaagtttaatttttttttatgtttatgtaatgttttataatattaattaaaatattttattactttatttgttaaatgtttaaaaaaagatggagatttaaaaaaaaaaatataaaagtggtggaggatgatgactaggaccatcctcccatgccccctagttttggaggatgatccatccttgggaggactatgatgtgtcgcctacgtggcggatcatcctccaaggatggtccatcaccataccatgtagtctAAAACTTTAAAACAGAATTCCAAAATCCAAACAGGAGGACACTAGTGTGACAAACAGACAAGAAAATAACCAGTGCCTAACTGTCACAATGGTCGGAAATAGCTCCAGTAATACCGCCGGCAAACCTATCCGCTGCAAAGGCAAGTTTCTGAACCTTGGTTAATCAATTCGGTTTATTCggtttgaagttttttttttttcgtcaagACCGGAAAATAAACTGAACAGAATTCAGGAAGTTCAAAACCGATCCGAAACTGAATTTATACTCATTTTGGTGTTCAGTTTTCCATGGAATAAATAAACTGAataaattgtttttaatttatttatttttagtgttttattgtttttaatttatttatttttaatgttttataCTGGTGTTTCTTATTGGATTGGGTTGGGTTGGACTAGATAAGAATAGGATGAAGTTGTAATTGCGagttaaatgaaaaaaaaaaaaaactaaaataagcaCTATTTGATATTCAGTTATATTAAAGATTCAAAAACGATAGAAAAATTATATAAGGGGAGGTGGGGTGGGGAAAAATGTGTGCGTGATACTTTCTTCCACGCGTGGAAAACAAACAATTCCCACCGCCACCTAAATTTTTAACGAGTGATAGTATGTGTGCGTGATAAACTTCACGCGTTATGGGACATTCCGTGATAAATGGATAtgagggggtgtgagggtttattgttgggtgttgtgagtgatgaccattgccactaaaaaggttgtgagtgatggaaaaatggttgatgacatggcggaacttgattgggtgttgtaagtgatgagtgatgaccacccccacccccctaAGAATGgcaggtaaacgggcaacaagctgcgccgcaaCCCTTTTGAATAGCACTATTTGATAGTCAGTTGATTCAGTTTAATCTATTTGAAACCGAATAATGAACACTTCTAGTACTTGTTGGCAATGGCAGCTGCGATTGTTCGGAAACCAGGGGAGCCGCTGGTGATTGAGGAAGTGATAGTTGCGCCGCCAAAACAACGCAAAGTTCGAATTAAAATCATCTGTACTTCCCTTTGTCATAGTGATCTTAGCTTTTGGAAATTGACGGTAAATGGTCATAGATTTTGAGCCAAATTTGAATCCAATATAATGTTTACTTGATTTTAATTAactgatttttctttttgttcatgaaggatcctCCTGCTATTTACCCCAGAATACTTGGTCTTGAAGCAGTGGGGTAAATATTATTTGCATCTCAATGGACCATTTTTAAGTTGCAGATAGTCCCATGTTGTTTCCTtctttataataataaaattatgTGTTAATAAAGATGCGTTTATTACTGCAAATCATATAAATTACCAGATTATAACCATTTCATTCTGTACACTGAAGGATTGTAGAGAGTGTTGGAGAAGGTGTACATGAAGTTGTTGAAGGAGACACTGTGATCCCAATCTTTTTGGCGGATTGCGGCGAATGCACTGATTGTTTGTCCGAAAAAAGCAACCTATGCACAAAGTTTCCTTTCAGTCTTTCTCCTTGGATGGAAAGAGAAGAGACAAGCAGGTTCACAGACATTAATGGAGAAACTTTATACCACTTCTTGAGTGTATCGAGTTTTAGTGAGTACACGGTGGTTGACATTGCACATTTGACTAAAATCGATCCAACAATCCCACCTAACAGAGCTTGCCTCTTAAGTTGTGGAGTATCAACTGGTAAATCATACTCTTCATATACTTTTCTAACCATTTACTTTTGGGTTAATTTCATGTTAAGCAACCAACCATTATATCGTTGTTAATTTGGACAACGGGCTATGTTTTCTACATGGGTCACTGAATTATCACTGTCTGCTATATAGATACTCAaatatctattttttttttctttttttgcttGTGTGTCTATCATTTATTTTGTCATCCGAGTCGCCATGTTACTGTCACATGCCAGTATGCCACTGCTAGACATGGAGATTTTGGGAGGTactaagtttgacttttgacttttgaggtcaaacATTCTAAGAATACAGTTCAACACCGATATGAATCCTTATAGCTACTGCTTAGAATATGATAACCACATTATGTATAATTGAGCCAGTActacaaaataaatatagtagAGTGGTAAAATAGTAATATGATCTACCAAGTTAGATTTTTAAAAAGTGTCAAGTTTGACTTGACCTAAAAAGTCATTACACTTTCAGGGGTGGGTGCTGCTTGGAAAACAGCCAAGGTGGAAGCTGGAACAACTGTTGCTATATTTGGACTCGGTGCCATTGGCCTAGCGGTATGATTTTGTAACTACATAACTGATAATTCGATTATGAACGCGCTAGTAAAGCTTTTGTGACATTcatcattttaaatgtttttgacATATGTCTTGATTATGAaatgtttttacgttttacagGTAGCCGAAGGAGCGAGGCTGTGTGGAGCTAAGAGGATCATCGGTGTAGATGTGAATCAGGACAAATGTGAAATAGGTCATTTCTAATTTGGATCTTTATAAGAATATGGTAACTTTCGACTTATAAAGATCGTATGTGGAGTTAGTTTTATATTTATCTTTTATTAATAGGAAAGAAATTTGGAGTGACTGATTTTGTGAACCCTGGTAATTGTGGGGACAAAACTGTGAGCCAGGTAACAAAATCATGGTTAAATCATTATTCTAGAAGATTAGATATTACATGATTAAAGATAAAATTAGGAATTAATGATATGGTATTTTGAGTCAGATAATAATGGAGATGACTGGAGGTGGTGCAGACTATTGCTTTGAGTGTGTTGGTATGAAGTCACTTGTGCACGAAGCGTATGCTTCTTGTAGAAAGGTCGGTTTTATCTTTAATTTTGTTCGGACAGGCTAATGAAGTGTATGTGTTTTATCATCTTCCAAACTCGTTTAACGCGCTGATTGAAGTTTATGCAACTGTGAATGTTTTCTTTAGGGATGGGGAAAAGTAGTCGTGTTGGGAGTTGACCACCCACAATCTATGTTGACTTTTAATTCTTTTGAGGTTCTTCATAGCGGGAAATCAATCATGGGATCCTTTTTTGGAGGTCTTAAACCAAAATCCGACATTCGTATCCTTGAAAAACGCTATATGGATAAGGTAAAGAATACTAGTAGTCCCTTTGCTTTTCCATCTTTGCTTTTGACTTTTTGAGGTCAAAGTCAAACCAACAAATTCTTTCGATCCAAATTGATATGGTTTAAAGTACATAAAGGATTCATAGTTTCATACCAAATTTGAATAATAATTCATGGCGAATTCAGGAAATACGTCTGGATGAATTTGTGACACATGAAGTTGACTTCAAAGACATCAACAAGGCTTTTGAGTTGATGACTGAAGGGAAGAGTTTAAGGTGTGTGATCTGGATGAACAAATGATTAAACTTCATTTTAACTTTCATGAGTTGTTGTTACTGTTTGCAtcacttgtaaatgtaaataaAGATGACAACTTTGTTAAGTTCATGATTAAAATCTTTATAATAAATAATACATCTGTTGTCTGCAATATGTGGCTATTATGATTAATTATGATCAGCTGGAATCTTTGTATGCTATTCTAATCATTCAGGCTTCATCATTGTTCTTCAAAATAAATAAAGATATGTTTAAGCTAGGATTGTTGGCTTGCTCTCGTGTCTAATTCTTCACAAAGTGACAGGAGGTGCAACCCTTATTGTGGAACAGGGGTCGTGttcgtcgatgtaaataatgagaaaggaAAGGggaatgatgcataaacaaggtgaaatagggttttctagtttaattgttaggataataaaataaataaaatttaataatataaaacgtATAGATAAAATACATGAAAGTACAAAAATCTTTAATtgaaacataaacaaacgaacataaacgaatgcAAATGaatgaatgttcacgaacaccttaccgaacattcacgaacaCAACTGAACAAACGAGacattgttcatgttcgttcatttaactaatcaaaCGAAATTTCTTGATCATgatcgtttattaaacgaacaaacacaaacgaacttcttgccgaacggttcacaaactgttcatTAAATGTTCTGTTCGCTTACAGCCCTAAATTGTAAAAAAGAAGATGTTAGATATGTAGGCTTTGTAGTTGCATAATGCAATATAGATGCTCTAATGgggggtaagatcaaataaaaagtttattttgcctaagtaggataAGAAgtaatcttaaccattcattttccaaatcaatggttaagatgaaagtgtaggagAAAGAAGGAGTGCAAGGGCATCTTGGGAAAATTCTATTTATGGACTTTCTCTCttcacatgcaaggcacatgcatattccacccctattttttaaacgtttataacttttttatacgaattttttttttcataaaaatttcactgTAAAATCGAGCggctttttatctttaatttgagtaccatattgctatataaaatatgaagactaaaaaaccccactaaaatgtgttgtatttctatgttgtataacatttttttgtgctggatttttgtactatGTATTTTtgctaaattttttgtgctgaattttttgtCAAAATTTCTCTGTCTtagttttttttctaaattttttgtgctgggtttttttgctgaattttttcgtgctatatttttttgtacttgatttttttgttgttatatttttttgtactacattttttgtgctatattttgtttgtactagatttttttgtgctatatttttttgtactagattttttgtgctagatttttttttgtatttttaaaaaataaaaggggtgtcacatgtcattttcactcctatttataaggaccaaaatgtcCTTCATTCCTATTTATTAGGAGTgccacatgtcatcatcacaatccttcttagACTACTTAagcaaaatccactttttagtgaATCCTTCCCCCTCTAATGGTAGATGCTCTAATGATAGATGCTCTAATCTGATGCTATATCCGCTATTATGGAACAAATACAAATATGCCCTAATTTTGTTAAGTCTGATATACCTTTTCCTATTTTACCTTTTCTTGGTCAACaagttgtaaaccctaatttgggTATTATAAATAATTGAGAGGTCCTTTGTAATTGGTATCACCTAAGAAATAAAATCCTaccctagttgcaacccgtggacgtaggtcaccttgaccAAACCATgtaaattctcgtgttctttattttcttctgttgtgtgtgtgtttgtttcgTTTCCTaaccctagttgcaacccgtcgacgtaggtcaccttgaccaaactacgtaaattctcgtgttctttattttctgctatCGTGTGTGTGTTCGTTTCGCTTATGCTCGAACCTACTCTGATCCGATAACCTAACATAAGAAAGATTCGTGATCGAGTTGATTACAAAATCCTTGTGTGTTTTGCGGTTTTATCCATTTATTTCTAACAATCTTGTATGCTACAAGTCAATGGTGCGACGGGTACCTAGACTTGGATgatatgaattttgaaaaaaaaaaactattttaagTGTAGAGTGTTGAATAAAAAACTTATGTATTCATGACATGACAATGATAAACTTAATTATTATTCTACTTGgatgatttgaattttgaaaaaaaaaaaaactattttaagttttttttaacaacaaCGACTATATATAAATATAGCGGCCAACCAGAAGCAAAAATACAAAAAGTTCAAACAAACAACAAAACGACAATCATACAAAGATGTCAAATTCTAACCATTTTTTCCAATCCAAAACGCCCCCAGCGGCTCTACTTTTCACCCACAGTCTCCTCCTTAATAAGCTCCAAGATCTTCTACACCGGCATCATGTTTCCATTGAATTCCTTTTCATTTCGGGCAAGCCAGAGTCTCCATATATAAGCATCTGATCGTCACCATTCACATGTTCCAGCAAACTGTTAACTAAAGTGTCATCATATACTGTCGTGATTTTCAGCCACCTAAAAACATTCCACCAAACGCTTCTTGCCCAAAGGCAATTGACGAAAATATGGTCAGTTGATTCTTGAGTGAGACCACATCTACTACATAGAATACTCGGTATCGGCATGCCCCTAGCGACCAGAGCCAACTTCGAAGGAAGCTTTCCCAAATCTATTTTAAGTGTAGAGTGTTGAATAAAAAACTTATGTACTCATGACATGACAAATAATGATAAACTTAATTATTATTCTACTCATATATTAATTTATTAGTGAAAGGATCGAACTCTCTGTGATGAGAGAGATGATATATTGCACTAACCTTTACAAAATTCATACAAAAGGAAATGAATAATATACATTAAATACAAAGTCAACCTAATAAATAAAAGAATCAATCATGGAAGATTGTTAGGAGAAGATCACGTAGGTAGTTAAGGAGATATTTTGATATTAGCTTTTATCCCCTTTCAAGCGAAACGGCGGAGATTGAATCCGAAGCAAGTCACGAAAATATTCAAGCTGCAGACGCGGTAAACTTTTGGTGAAAATATCTGCAAGTTGAAGCTTGGTAGGCACGAACTTAGTGTGTAATTTCCCAGACATAACAAGTTCTCTAATGAAGTGATAATCCAAGTCGAtatgtttgacccgtttgtgaGAAACGGGATTCTGACTCATAAACAAAGCACTTTTGTTGTCACATAACAAAGTAGGGCGAGCCGATAGTAAAGCATGAAGTTCTTTAAGTAAGTGTGCAATCCAAACAATTTCAGTTGCAGCATTGGCCATTGCCCTGTATTCCGACTCACAGCTAGAACGAGAGACAGTCGGCTGTTTCTTGGCGCTCCACGAGACCAAATTCCCCCCTAAAAATATAGAATAGCCATAGGTGGATCTTCTTGTTTCGATACACCGTGCCCAATCGGCATCCGAGTACCCTAAGATGGAATTAGACAAGGGACGAGTAAACACTAGACCATGCGAAATAGTACCCTTGACATATCTTAGGATGCGTTTAACCAATTGAAAATGCTTAACAGTGGGAGCATGTAAATGTTGACATGCCTGGTTAACTGCATAAGATAGGTCAGGGCGAGTTATGGTCAAGTCTTAAAGGGCTCCAACAAGAGAGCGATAGGTGGTAGGATCCGAAAAAGGTTCACCATCCGAGAGAAAGGA
This genomic stretch from Helianthus annuus cultivar XRQ/B chromosome 8, HanXRQr2.0-SUNRISE, whole genome shotgun sequence harbors:
- the LOC110872232 gene encoding alcohol dehydrogenase-like 7, translated to MVGNSSSNTAGKPIRCKAAIVRKPGEPLVIEEVIVAPPKQRKVRIKIICTSLCHSDLSFWKLTDPPAIYPRILGLEAVGIVESVGEGVHEVVEGDTVIPIFLADCGECTDCLSEKSNLCTKFPFSLSPWMEREETSRFTDINGETLYHFLSVSSFSEYTVVDIAHLTKIDPTIPPNRACLLSCGVSTGVGAAWKTAKVEAGTTVAIFGLGAIGLAVAEGARLCGAKRIIGVDVNQDKCEIGKKFGVTDFVNPGNCGDKTVSQIIMEMTGGGADYCFECVGMKSLVHEAYASCRKGWGKVVVLGVDHPQSMLTFNSFEVLHSGKSIMGSFFGGLKPKSDIRILEKRYMDKEIRLDEFVTHEVDFKDINKAFELMTEGKSLRCVIWMNK